The Gammaproteobacteria bacterium genome has a segment encoding these proteins:
- a CDS encoding DUF1499 domain-containing protein, translating into MARHGRMSVTLARIGVWIWGVGAVVVAASIGGYRLEMLTLIPAFIGYVASVAIMAVATLFLLVGMIGGRGRMGGWAFNAVSWIALVLCVGMTLNNLLWLRQGQVSPPIHDITTDTVNPPEFVDILPLRADAPNPPDYRGSEDAEQQLAAYPEIKPLELDVTPAEAMALAESAARAMEWELITVAPGEGRLEAVATTAWFGFKDDIVVRIVETGDGSLVDVRSKSRLGLSDVGTNARRIRAFMAQMQPN; encoded by the coding sequence ATGGCCAGACACGGCAGGATGTCCGTAACGCTCGCCAGGATCGGCGTATGGATCTGGGGGGTGGGCGCCGTTGTCGTGGCGGCCAGCATCGGCGGATACCGGCTCGAGATGCTCACCCTGATACCCGCCTTTATCGGTTACGTGGCCAGCGTTGCGATCATGGCCGTGGCGACGCTTTTCCTGCTGGTGGGGATGATCGGCGGGCGCGGCCGGATGGGGGGCTGGGCGTTCAACGCCGTCAGCTGGATCGCGCTGGTCCTGTGCGTCGGAATGACCTTGAACAACCTGCTGTGGCTGCGCCAGGGGCAGGTGTCCCCGCCGATCCACGACATCACGACGGACACGGTTAATCCGCCCGAGTTCGTGGACATCCTGCCGCTGCGCGCCGACGCGCCCAATCCGCCGGATTACAGGGGCAGCGAGGACGCCGAACAGCAGCTTGCGGCCTACCCCGAGATCAAACCGCTGGAACTGGACGTGACGCCGGCCGAGGCGATGGCGCTTGCCGAGAGTGCCGCGCGGGCCATGGAGTGGGAGCTGATCACGGTGGCGCCGGGCGAGGGACGCCTGGAAGCCGTCGCCACGACCGCCTGGTTCGGGTTCAAGGACGACATCGTGGTGCGCATCGTCGAGACCGGCGACGGTTCGCTGGTGGACGTGCGCTCCAAGTCGCGGCTGGGCCTTTCCGACGTCGGGACCAACGCCCGCCGCATCCGGGCGTTCATGGCGCAAATGCAACCGAACTAG
- a CDS encoding type II toxin-antitoxin system RelB/DinJ family antitoxin, producing MANQLVQARVNSDIKEEASAVLAAMGLSVSDAVRLLLTRVAREKALPFAPLVPNAETIAAMKEARAGNLARFDDVGSLLDDLHEGD from the coding sequence ATGGCTAATCAACTCGTTCAAGCGCGCGTTAACAGCGACATCAAGGAAGAGGCTTCGGCCGTGCTGGCCGCCATGGGACTCTCGGTCTCCGATGCCGTTCGGCTGCTGCTGACGCGGGTGGCGCGAGAGAAAGCGCTGCCGTTCGCGCCGCTTGTTCCCAATGCCGAAACCATTGCCGCCATGAAGGAGGCGCGAGCCGGCAATCTCGCGCGGTTCGACGACGTCGGGAGTCTTCTCGACGACCTGCATGAGGGCGATTGA
- a CDS encoding type II toxin-antitoxin system YafQ family toxin yields MRAIERTRRFKCDYKRESRGRHRADLDKRLAEIVQALAADTPLDPRHHDHALSGPWTDFRDCHLRPDLILIYQKPDAHTLRLVRIGSHAELGL; encoded by the coding sequence ATGAGGGCGATTGAGCGAACCCGTCGATTCAAGTGTGACTACAAGCGGGAGTCCCGCGGCCGGCATCGCGCCGACCTCGATAAACGACTGGCCGAGATTGTTCAGGCGCTTGCCGCCGATACCCCACTTGATCCGCGTCACCATGACCATGCGCTCAGCGGTCCCTGGACCGACTTCCGGGACTGCCACCTACGACCGGATCTGATACTCATCTATCAGAAGCCGGATGCGCACACGCTCCGGCTCGTCCGAATAGGATCGCATGCCGAACTTGGACTGTGA
- a CDS encoding acyl-CoA thioesterase II: protein MTADALRGLIDQLELEPLEQNLFRGQSRDFGTGRVFGGQVLGQALYAALRTVEGRVAHSLHAYFLREGDFQAPIVYEVERARDGGSFSNRRVVAVQHGRQIFNMTASFQAVQQGPEHQDPMPDAPPPEECKDLRELTAGEADWMPPRYFKLLRLTQALDFRPVDPEHTLGTGAREPRQMVWMRTSARLPDDIEAHQAFLAFASDMGLIGTVTFPHVLPPTGFQLASLDHAMWFHCPVRVDEWMLFDLHSPRAGGARGFARASVYARNGTRVATMAQEGLFRIRRRGRP from the coding sequence ATGACCGCCGATGCATTGCGCGGACTGATCGATCAGCTCGAACTGGAGCCGCTGGAGCAGAACCTGTTCCGGGGTCAGAGCCGCGATTTCGGCACCGGCCGGGTGTTCGGCGGCCAGGTGCTGGGGCAGGCGCTGTACGCCGCACTGCGCACGGTGGAAGGGCGCGTCGCGCACTCGCTGCATGCCTATTTTCTGCGCGAGGGCGACTTCCAGGCGCCGATCGTCTATGAAGTGGAGCGCGCGCGCGACGGCGGCAGTTTCTCCAACCGCCGGGTAGTGGCCGTTCAGCACGGCCGGCAGATCTTCAACATGACCGCTTCGTTCCAGGCCGTCCAGCAAGGCCCCGAGCACCAGGATCCCATGCCCGACGCGCCGCCGCCCGAGGAATGCAAGGACCTGCGCGAGCTGACTGCCGGTGAGGCGGACTGGATGCCGCCCCGTTATTTCAAGCTGCTGAGGCTCACGCAGGCGCTCGATTTCCGGCCGGTGGACCCGGAGCACACGCTGGGCACGGGCGCGCGCGAGCCCCGCCAGATGGTGTGGATGCGAACCTCGGCGCGCCTGCCGGACGACATCGAGGCGCACCAGGCTTTTCTGGCCTTCGCCTCCGACATGGGGCTGATCGGCACGGTAACCTTCCCGCACGTTCTGCCGCCCACCGGCTTTCAGCTGGCCAGCCTCGATCACGCGATGTGGTTCCATTGCCCGGTGCGGGTGGACGAGTGGATGCTGTTCGACCTGCACAGCCCGCGCGCCGGCGGAGCGCGGGGCTTCGCCAGGGCGTCGGTCTATGCGCGCAACGGCACGCGGGTCGCGACCATGGCCCAGGAAGGCCTGTTCCGGATCCGCAGGAGGGGGCGTCCGTGA
- a CDS encoding transcriptional regulator: protein MGITNETTLPLRTDAARSLNDALFTRSQQRVLGILFGQPERSFHVNEIIELANIGRGTVSRELSRLQCSRIAKVTRNGRRKLYQANPESAVFPELCSLVNKTLGFANSIREALQPCRVKIDFAFIYGSVAKGMDTATSDIDLLAVSDHLHSFELNVPLFPAMHDLGRQIELHHYTRREFSSRNRSSDCFLRRVLDGPTIFVVGSMETVHEICRT, encoded by the coding sequence ATGGGGATAACAAATGAGACCACTTTGCCACTGCGCACTGATGCTGCGCGATCCTTGAACGACGCGTTGTTCACTCGCTCGCAACAGCGCGTGTTAGGAATCCTCTTCGGCCAGCCGGAGCGCAGCTTCCACGTCAACGAGATCATCGAGTTGGCCAATATCGGCCGCGGTACAGTCTCGCGCGAGTTATCGCGGCTGCAGTGCAGCCGGATTGCGAAAGTCACAAGGAACGGCAGGCGAAAACTGTATCAGGCGAATCCCGAATCAGCCGTGTTCCCGGAACTATGCTCCCTGGTCAACAAGACGCTTGGCTTTGCCAATTCCATCCGAGAGGCGCTTCAACCCTGCAGGGTCAAAATTGATTTCGCATTCATCTACGGATCGGTCGCAAAGGGAATGGATACCGCCACAAGCGACATTGACCTGCTGGCCGTATCGGATCACCTGCATTCATTTGAATTAAACGTGCCTCTGTTCCCCGCAATGCACGACCTGGGGCGGCAAATTGAACTGCACCATTACACCCGGCGCGAGTTTTCCTCGCGCAATCGATCCAGCGACTGCTTCCTAAGGCGGGTGCTGGACGGCCCCACGATTTTTGTCGTGGGGTCTATGGAAACCGTGCATGAAATCTGCCGAACTTGA
- the pdhA gene encoding pyruvate dehydrogenase (acetyl-transferring) E1 component subunit alpha — translation MPVVAKFEITYTQFLDEHGKAQQELPEFAADADEMARMYRFMHLTRVFDQRCINLQRTGQVNTIASSHGHEAAQIGLAAAMRPEDVLAPSYREHGAVLWRGVRMSQLLAVWGGDERGHDWDGARQDFPYCVPIATQCLHAAGAALALKMRGQEACAVALCGDGATSEGAFYEALNAAGAMNLPVIFWVTNNRYAISMNVQDQTGAETLAQKAIAVGIHGEQVDGNDLIAVRNAAEIATQRARSGGGASLVEALSYRLGDHTTADDATRYRPDEEVEQAARRAPLHRMKRFMQERFGWTDEQEASLIEELEAEVEKEVEAYLATPPPRIEDIFDHQFANMPAALEAQREIARKYPVPDHG, via the coding sequence ATGCCGGTAGTAGCGAAGTTTGAAATTACGTATACGCAGTTCTTAGACGAGCACGGTAAAGCGCAGCAAGAATTGCCCGAATTTGCCGCAGACGCGGACGAAATGGCGCGCATGTATCGCTTTATGCACCTGACCCGGGTGTTCGACCAGCGCTGCATAAACCTGCAGCGCACCGGCCAGGTCAACACCATCGCCTCCAGCCACGGCCACGAGGCCGCCCAGATCGGCCTGGCCGCCGCCATGCGGCCCGAGGACGTGCTCGCCCCTTCGTATCGCGAGCACGGCGCCGTGCTCTGGCGGGGCGTGCGCATGAGCCAGCTGCTGGCCGTGTGGGGTGGTGACGAACGCGGCCACGACTGGGACGGCGCCCGCCAAGATTTTCCGTACTGCGTGCCGATCGCCACGCAGTGCCTGCACGCCGCCGGCGCGGCGCTGGCCCTGAAGATGCGCGGCCAGGAGGCCTGCGCGGTGGCGCTGTGCGGCGACGGCGCCACTTCCGAAGGCGCGTTTTACGAGGCCCTGAACGCCGCCGGCGCGATGAATCTGCCGGTGATCTTCTGGGTCACAAACAACCGCTACGCCATCTCCATGAACGTGCAAGACCAGACCGGCGCCGAGACGCTGGCGCAGAAGGCGATCGCCGTGGGCATTCACGGCGAGCAGGTGGACGGCAACGACCTGATCGCTGTGCGCAACGCCGCCGAGATCGCCACGCAGCGGGCGCGCTCCGGTGGCGGCGCCTCGCTGGTCGAGGCCTTGAGCTACCGGCTGGGCGACCACACGACGGCCGACGACGCCACACGCTACCGCCCGGACGAGGAGGTGGAGCAGGCTGCGAGACGCGCTCCGCTTCACCGGATGAAACGTTTCATGCAGGAGCGGTTCGGCTGGACCGACGAGCAGGAAGCATCGCTGATCGAGGAGCTGGAAGCCGAGGTGGAGAAGGAGGTCGAGGCCTACCTGGCGACGCCCCCACCGAGGATCGAGGACATCTTCGACCACCAGTTCGCCAACATGCCGGCCGCGCTTGAGGCCCAGCGGGAAATCGCCCGCAAGTACCCGGTCCCGGACCACGGCTGA
- a CDS encoding MaoC family dehydratase, with protein MEDARALEGVEVGVSDWILVDQDRIDRFAKATDDYQWIHVDPERAAQELDTGATIAHGYLTLSLIPGATEEFVLMPTLKRAINWGLNKVRFSNMVVCPSRVRVRTTVLQARARLGGIQMTCRHRVEIEGQKKPACTAETLALYMI; from the coding sequence ATCGAAGACGCAAGGGCGCTGGAAGGCGTCGAGGTGGGCGTATCCGACTGGATCCTGGTGGACCAGGACCGGATCGACCGCTTCGCCAAGGCCACCGACGACTACCAGTGGATCCACGTCGATCCCGAGAGGGCGGCGCAGGAGCTCGACACCGGCGCCACCATCGCCCACGGCTACCTCACGCTGTCGCTGATCCCGGGCGCCACCGAGGAGTTCGTCCTGATGCCCACGCTCAAGCGGGCGATCAACTGGGGACTGAACAAGGTGCGCTTTTCGAACATGGTCGTGTGCCCGAGCCGCGTGCGGGTGCGCACCACGGTACTGCAGGCCCGGGCCCGCCTCGGCGGCATACAGATGACCTGCCGGCACAGGGTCGAGATCGAGGGCCAGAAAAAGCCCGCCTGCACCGCCGAGACCCTCGCCCTCTACATGATCTAA
- a CDS encoding nuclear transport factor 2 family protein, giving the protein MKDRAAYIDFIERRYFGGVSAGDLAGVRDCFADDAEVLIRHGDNPERRYSPSPGPGQEPLPSFFEHLCGNYDCWFGEFRHTIDVEGQRAASRFVVRLTPRPGGLYADQPVQKLLNSNFFEFANGRITFMMINYSNAAGPDTPTGYPRG; this is encoded by the coding sequence ATGAAAGACAGAGCCGCGTATATCGACTTTATCGAGCGCCGCTATTTCGGCGGCGTTTCGGCGGGCGACCTGGCCGGGGTGCGGGACTGCTTCGCCGACGATGCCGAGGTACTGATACGCCACGGCGACAACCCCGAACGGCGCTACTCGCCGTCACCGGGGCCCGGGCAGGAGCCGCTGCCGAGCTTTTTCGAGCACCTGTGCGGAAACTACGACTGCTGGTTCGGCGAGTTCCGGCACACGATCGACGTGGAGGGTCAGCGCGCGGCCAGCCGCTTTGTCGTGCGCCTGACGCCCAGGCCCGGCGGGCTCTACGCGGACCAACCGGTGCAGAAGCTGCTGAACTCGAACTTCTTCGAGTTCGCGAACGGGCGGATCACGTTCATGATGATCAACTACTCGAACGCCGCCGGACCGGACACGCCCACCGGCTATCCGCGGGGTTGA
- the leuD gene encoding 3-isopropylmalate dehydratase small subunit has protein sequence MRRNVDTDAIIPSREMKRVSREGLGEGLFANWRYADLATREEAPDFVLNRARYREAKILISGDNFGCGSSREHAVWALADWGIGAIIAPSFGEIFQANCAQNGLVAVVLPESQVEALGAEAERRELRLTVDLHTCEVQRVGEQALPFSIKPRDREMILKGLDPIALTLNEHAAAIEAFEQSDRTARPWA, from the coding sequence ATGCGGCGCAACGTGGACACGGACGCGATCATACCGAGCCGCGAGATGAAGCGCGTGTCGCGCGAGGGGCTGGGAGAAGGCCTGTTCGCCAACTGGCGCTACGCCGACCTTGCGACGCGCGAGGAAGCGCCGGACTTCGTGCTGAACCGGGCCCGTTACCGGGAAGCGAAGATATTGATTTCCGGCGATAACTTCGGCTGCGGCTCGTCGCGCGAACACGCCGTCTGGGCGCTGGCCGACTGGGGCATAGGCGCGATCATCGCACCGAGCTTCGGCGAAATCTTCCAGGCCAACTGCGCGCAGAACGGCCTCGTGGCCGTGGTCCTGCCGGAATCCCAGGTGGAGGCACTCGGCGCCGAAGCCGAACGCCGCGAACTCCGCCTGACGGTCGATCTGCACACTTGCGAAGTCCAGCGCGTAGGCGAACAGGCCCTGCCCTTCTCCATCAAGCCCCGCGATCGCGAGATGATCCTCAAGGGCCTCGACCCCATCGCCCTCACCCTCAACGAACACGCCGCCGCCATCGAAGCCTTCGAGCAATCCGACCGCACCGCCCGCCCCTGGGCCTGA
- a CDS encoding 3-isopropylmalate dehydratase large subunit translates to MSATPRTLFEKLWSAHEVARTDDGQSLIAIDRVFLHERTGTLALQALEKAGRAIRHPDRAFCVMDHIVDTVPGRPGLTRMPGGAEFITATREAAREAGIRLFDIDDPSQGIVHVISPELGIALPGLTLVCPDSHTCTVGGLGALAWGIGTTQAEHALATGTLRVEKPLSMRVNFVGRPDPAVTAKDLILAVIAKHSATGGLGCAVEFAGDTIDALGVEGRMTLCNMAIEFGAWTGMVAPNEDVFEYVSGREFSPRGALWDQAMAAWRELKTDEGAGFERELELDCEGLAPQVSWGTSPEHSIGVDAQVPEPSGEAGRREAMRRALDYMDLAPGQKLEELEIGAAFIGSCTNARLSDLRAAAKLLDGRRVAEGVKAICVPGSMAVRAAAEAEGLHRVFENAGFEWHESGCSMCFYAGGDGFGGMRAVSSTNRNFENRQGPGARTHLASPATVAASAVAGRLTDPRKLS, encoded by the coding sequence TTGAGCGCCACGCCGCGCACGCTGTTCGAGAAGCTCTGGTCCGCCCACGAGGTGGCGCGGACCGATGACGGGCAGTCGCTGATCGCCATCGACCGGGTATTCCTGCACGAGCGCACCGGCACGCTGGCGCTGCAGGCGCTGGAGAAGGCCGGCCGGGCGATACGCCATCCCGATCGCGCCTTCTGCGTCATGGACCACATCGTCGATACGGTGCCCGGACGGCCCGGGCTGACCCGCATGCCCGGCGGCGCCGAGTTCATCACCGCCACGCGCGAGGCGGCGCGCGAGGCCGGCATCCGGCTGTTCGACATCGACGACCCCAGCCAGGGCATCGTGCACGTCATCTCGCCGGAGCTGGGTATCGCCCTGCCCGGCCTGACGCTGGTGTGTCCCGACAGCCACACCTGTACGGTGGGCGGCCTGGGCGCGCTGGCCTGGGGCATCGGCACCACTCAGGCCGAACACGCGCTGGCCACCGGCACGCTGCGGGTGGAGAAGCCGTTGTCGATGCGCGTGAACTTTGTCGGCCGCCCGGACCCGGCGGTCACGGCCAAGGACCTGATCCTGGCCGTGATCGCGAAGCACTCCGCGACAGGCGGCCTGGGCTGCGCGGTCGAGTTCGCCGGCGATACGATCGACGCGCTTGGCGTGGAAGGCCGGATGACGCTCTGCAACATGGCCATCGAGTTCGGCGCCTGGACCGGCATGGTGGCGCCGAACGAAGACGTGTTCGAATACGTGAGCGGACGCGAGTTTTCCCCGCGCGGCGCGTTGTGGGACCAGGCGATGGCGGCCTGGCGCGAGCTGAAGACGGACGAAGGCGCCGGGTTCGAACGCGAACTGGAACTGGACTGCGAAGGCCTGGCGCCGCAGGTGAGCTGGGGCACCAGCCCCGAGCACTCCATCGGCGTGGACGCGCAGGTGCCCGAGCCTTCCGGGGAAGCCGGTCGGCGCGAGGCGATGCGCCGGGCGCTGGACTACATGGACCTGGCGCCGGGCCAGAAGCTGGAGGAACTTGAGATCGGTGCGGCCTTCATCGGTTCCTGCACCAATGCGCGGCTGTCCGATCTCCGGGCGGCGGCGAAGCTTCTCGACGGCCGGCGCGTGGCCGAGGGCGTCAAGGCCATTTGCGTTCCCGGCTCCATGGCCGTGCGCGCCGCCGCCGAAGCCGAGGGCCTTCACCGGGTGTTCGAGAACGCCGGCTTCGAGTGGCACGAGTCCGGCTGCTCGATGTGCTTCTACGCCGGCGGCGACGGATTCGGCGGAATGCGCGCCGTTTCCAGCACCAACCGCAACTTCGAGAACCGCCAGGGCCCCGGCGCCCGCACCCACCTGGCCAGCCCCGCCACCGTGGCCGCCTCCGCCGTCGCGGGCCGCCTGACGGACCCGCGCAAACTGAGCTGA
- the moaC gene encoding cyclic pyranopterin monophosphate synthase MoaC produces MLTHMDSKRRPGMVDVADKAVTERTATARAVVVLPAEAAGQAENGEINTHKGPVFQTAIIAGTQAAKRTHELIPFCHPLKLEGCRIGLELNGNEIEIECAVKVTGKTGAEMEALTGATVAALTVYDMLKSVSHGIEIRAARLVRKTGGKSDYRDDGAG; encoded by the coding sequence ATGCTCACGCACATGGATTCGAAGCGCCGCCCCGGCATGGTGGACGTGGCCGACAAGGCCGTGACCGAGCGCACGGCCACGGCCCGCGCGGTCGTCGTGCTGCCCGCCGAGGCAGCCGGACAGGCCGAAAACGGCGAAATCAACACCCACAAGGGGCCGGTGTTCCAGACCGCGATCATTGCCGGCACCCAGGCGGCCAAGCGCACCCACGAGCTGATCCCCTTCTGCCATCCGCTCAAGCTCGAGGGCTGCCGGATCGGACTGGAGCTCAACGGCAACGAGATCGAGATCGAGTGCGCGGTGAAGGTCACCGGCAAGACCGGCGCCGAAATGGAGGCGCTCACCGGGGCCACGGTCGCCGCGCTGACCGTCTACGACATGCTGAAGTCGGTATCCCATGGCATCGAGATCAGGGCGGCGCGGCTGGTCAGGAAAACCGGCGGCAAGAGCGACTACCGCGATGACGGCGCCGGCTGA
- the folE gene encoding GTP cyclohydrolase I FolE, translating to MSDKDRKKPTRHEAEEAVRVLLSWAGDDFEREGLVDTPKRVVRAYEEWFAGYDEDPYEFLSRTFREVNGYDEIVALTHIDFDSHCEHHIAPIIGHAHVAYLPRDKVVGISKLVRVVDAYARRLQVQEKLTAQIADCITSVLEPRGVAVVIEAGHECMITRGVGKRNVRTVTSRMLGVFRDDARARAEFLALIRRDR from the coding sequence ATGAGCGACAAAGACCGTAAGAAGCCGACACGCCATGAGGCCGAGGAGGCTGTGCGCGTTCTGTTGAGCTGGGCCGGCGACGACTTCGAGCGCGAGGGCCTGGTGGACACGCCCAAGCGTGTCGTGCGCGCCTACGAGGAATGGTTCGCCGGCTACGACGAGGACCCGTACGAGTTTCTCTCGCGCACGTTCAGGGAAGTGAACGGCTACGACGAGATCGTGGCGCTAACCCATATCGACTTCGACTCGCACTGCGAGCACCACATCGCGCCGATCATCGGCCACGCCCACGTGGCGTACCTGCCGCGCGACAAGGTGGTGGGCATCAGCAAGCTGGTGCGGGTGGTGGACGCCTACGCGCGCCGCCTGCAGGTGCAGGAAAAGCTCACGGCGCAGATCGCCGACTGCATCACGTCCGTGCTGGAGCCACGCGGCGTGGCGGTGGTCATCGAGGCAGGGCACGAGTGCATGATCACGCGCGGCGTCGGCAAGCGCAACGTGAGAACGGTCACCAGCAGGATGCTGGGCGTATTCCGCGACGACGCGCGGGCGCGCGCCGAGTTCCTGGCCTTGATCAGACGCGACCGGTGA
- a CDS encoding transposase encodes MHRNITYRLIPGTRAKAQKLSQIAGACRWVWNYFLGENKRRYREHVETERFCEDTLLGLMFEQPAKPPLTFFELGKQFTILRSQTGWLQELPFTVVRYTLKRQADAWQRAFAGGGFPKFKARDGNDSFTLPQDVRIRGGKLWIPRVGWLVLRRRGGNPYGGCKPVQAVVKRVLGRWYCTVCYAVPHSTQAHNGIVVGVDRNCGHVAVSDGRIFAHPDIQRLEARKRRYERMMCRREKGSKRRAVARYRLAKTHRKIATIRANWQHHVSCELADTAGTVVVEALRTKNMTLSAKGTADKPGVGVARKAALNRAILATGWAGLHAKLSYKAAEVIEVAPAYTSQRCNACGHTEAANRRSQSEFHCVVCGHAGNADINAALNVLALGTEAAGRRGAFSLETPKNRQETYPQGLAYAGLGM; translated from the coding sequence GTGCACCGCAACATCACGTATCGTCTAATCCCAGGAACTCGGGCCAAGGCTCAGAAGCTCAGTCAGATTGCCGGCGCTTGCCGGTGGGTGTGGAACTACTTCTTGGGCGAGAACAAGCGGCGGTATCGCGAACATGTTGAGACCGAACGTTTCTGCGAGGACACCTTGCTGGGACTGATGTTCGAGCAGCCCGCGAAGCCACCGCTGACGTTCTTCGAACTGGGCAAGCAATTCACGATATTGCGCTCACAAACCGGGTGGCTGCAAGAGCTTCCCTTTACGGTCGTGCGCTATACGCTGAAACGTCAGGCCGACGCATGGCAAAGGGCATTTGCCGGCGGCGGATTTCCAAAGTTCAAGGCTCGGGACGGAAACGACAGCTTCACGCTCCCTCAGGATGTCAGGATACGCGGCGGCAAGTTGTGGATTCCCAGGGTCGGCTGGCTAGTTCTGCGCCGCCGAGGAGGAAACCCTTATGGGGGCTGTAAGCCTGTTCAGGCGGTTGTAAAGCGTGTATTGGGCCGCTGGTACTGCACGGTTTGCTATGCGGTTCCCCACTCAACGCAAGCGCACAACGGTATCGTGGTGGGCGTCGACCGCAACTGTGGTCACGTTGCGGTAAGCGACGGACGCATTTTTGCGCATCCGGACATTCAACGGTTGGAAGCGCGCAAGCGACGCTACGAGCGCATGATGTGCCGGCGGGAAAAGGGATCGAAGCGACGAGCCGTAGCCCGCTATAGGCTGGCGAAAACGCATAGAAAAATCGCCACGATAAGAGCGAATTGGCAGCATCACGTGAGCTGCGAGTTGGCGGACACCGCCGGCACGGTTGTAGTGGAAGCACTGCGCACGAAGAACATGACCCTGTCGGCGAAGGGAACGGCGGATAAACCGGGAGTGGGTGTGGCGAGGAAAGCGGCGCTCAACCGTGCGATATTGGCCACCGGCTGGGCGGGGCTGCACGCGAAGCTGTCCTATAAGGCGGCCGAAGTGATTGAGGTGGCTCCGGCTTATACCAGCCAGCGCTGCAACGCTTGCGGGCATACGGAGGCGGCCAACCGCCGCTCGCAGAGCGAGTTTCATTGCGTGGTCTGCGGCCACGCGGGCAACGCGGACATCAACGCCGCATTGAATGTACTGGCCTTGGGGACTGAGGCAGCTGGGCGGCGAGGAGCGTTCTCGTTGGAGACTCCGAAGAACCGCCAAGAAACATATCCGCAGGGGTTGGCATATGCCGGCTTGGGTATGTGA
- a CDS encoding molybdenum cofactor guanylyltransferase produces the protein MASRSGRRGWSGKPAARATTAMTAPADAPISGVVLAGGLSTRFGSDKAAAEIGGVSLLERAVRLLESVLDDVWVSVRPDQASDALRSRYRCLLDRHPGQGPAAGLEAAHASAPGHAWLALACDQPSLSAAELERLVAERDPKAAATACCDPSTGVLQPLCAIYEPATLAGLAKETARGTGPSPRGYLESRPLKLIPMHITNINSPDDLRKYQRSGATTL, from the coding sequence ATGGCATCGAGATCAGGGCGGCGCGGCTGGTCAGGAAAACCGGCGGCAAGAGCGACTACCGCGATGACGGCGCCGGCTGACGCGCCGATTTCCGGCGTGGTGCTGGCGGGGGGGCTGAGCACGCGCTTCGGAAGCGACAAGGCCGCCGCCGAGATCGGCGGAGTGAGCCTGCTGGAACGCGCGGTCCGCCTGCTGGAATCGGTCCTCGACGACGTATGGGTATCGGTGCGCCCGGACCAGGCCTCCGACGCGCTGCGCTCGCGCTACCGCTGCCTTCTGGACCGCCATCCGGGCCAGGGGCCGGCGGCCGGTCTGGAGGCGGCGCACGCCTCGGCGCCCGGGCATGCCTGGCTGGCGCTGGCCTGCGATCAGCCTTCTCTCAGCGCCGCGGAACTTGAGCGCCTGGTGGCGGAACGCGACCCGAAAGCCGCCGCCACCGCCTGTTGCGACCCGTCCACCGGAGTGCTGCAGCCATTGTGCGCGATCTACGAACCCGCTACCCTTGCGGGTTTGGCGAAGGAAACGGCCCGCGGGACCGGCCCCTCGCCGCGCGGTTACCTGGAAAGCCGGCCACTGAAACTGATTCCGATGCACATTACGAACATCAATAGTCCTGACGATCTGCGCAAGTACCAGCGCAGCGGAGCCACGACCCTATGA